A genomic segment from Macrobrachium rosenbergii isolate ZJJX-2024 chromosome 58, ASM4041242v1, whole genome shotgun sequence encodes:
- the Ufsp2 gene encoding ufm1-specific protease 2 — translation MWLGTICNSFAVNFVGEEEDEILSSPLKTQFFICFQDEEVAIIWDQNDLHTFVKDGGTVLSSTYSVLSESDFYDKYFIARVSYDLDLTSKDSVSSIKNVITNFKEILASPAACFRLQNTTLLLQNSEDGVLNLGGFFSDLDEGIEEILKGSGKKRSMYQTAIFKLMLNRSVGIDNYAPVVRVDNRKTTILATHLNGEVVMYIEKSVPVCNVAKLLVEGIVQQINLAEYWMNRQLQDSKLHGSLASYNSLHYITGHLTNILYPESCDETLLEPYRKEVHKSLLFPLDRPIVRRLNKIPALPENKQALLTNTHIGIKPSGAGGEVSIVLGTYGYHHYMQDRFDDNKWGCAYRSLQTLISWFRYQGYTDKPIPTHKEIQKCLVNIGDKPSSFVGSTQWIGSTEVGFVLESMFNITSRFINVSSGAELVYKGRELAMHFKLQGSPIMIGGGVLAHTIIGVDFNPETGDISYLILDPHYTGSEDLSTIQSKGWCGWKGPDFWKTDAYYNLCLPQRPICI, via the coding sequence tttttatttgctttcaggATGAAGAAGTGGCCATTATTTGGGATCAAAATGACTTGCATACTTTTGTCAAAGATGGTGGTACTGTTCTCTCAAGCACATATTCTGTGCTCTCAGAAAGTgacttttatgataaatatttcattgccAGGGTATCTTATGACCTAGATCTCACATCAAAAGATTCAGTTTCTTCAATCAAAAATgtgattacaaattttaaagaaatcttGGCATCCCCAGCAGCTTGTTTTAGGCTACAGAACACAACACTTTTACTACAGAACAGTGAGGATGGTGTTTTGAATCTAGGGGGCTTCTTTAGTGATTTAGATGAAGGAATTGAGGAAATCTTAAAAGGGTCTGGAAAGAAGAGGTCAATGTATCAAACAGCAATATTCAAGTTGATGCTTAATAGAAGTGTTGGAATTGACAATTATGCCCCTGTGGTTCGAGTAGATAACAGAAAGACAACAATATTGGCTACACATTTAAATGGAGAAGTTGTTATGTACATAGAAAAGTCAGTTCCTGTATGTAATGTGGCTAAACTTCTAGTTGAAGGAATTGTTCAGCAAATAAATTTAGCAGAGTATTGGATGAACAGGCAGTTGCAAGATAGTAAGCTTCATGGTTCTCTAGCATCATATAATTCTTTACACTACATTACTGGACacttaacaaatatattataccCAGAGAGTTGTGATGAAACATTACTGGAGCCATATAGAAAAGAAGTTCATAAGTCTTTGTTATTTCCACTTGACAGGCCAATTGTGAGAAGGCTTAATAAAATACCTGCTTTACCAGAGAACAAACAAGCACTTTTAACAAATACTCATATTGGCATTAAACCTTCTGGAGCAGGTGGTGAAGTTAGCATTGTACTAGGAACGTATGGTTATCACCATTATATGCAAGATCGCTTTGATGACAATAAGTGGGGTTGTGCTTACAGGTCACTGCAGACTTTAATATCTTGGTTCAGATATCAAGGTTATACTGATAAACCTATTCCAACTCATAAGGAAATCCAGAAATGCCTTGTAAATATTGGAGATAAACCATCATCATTTGTAGGCTCAACTCAGTGGATTGGTTCAACTGAAGTAGGATTTGTCCTAGAATCTATGTTCAACATCACCTCAAGATTCATTAATGTCAGCAGTGGGGCTGAATTGGTTTATAAAGGGAGAGAACTAGCAATGCATTTTAAATTACAAGGTTCCCCTATAATGATTGGTGGAGGTGTGCTTGCTCATACCATAATCGGTGTAGATTTCAACCCTGAAACTGGAGACATAAGCTATCTAATCCTTGATCCTCATTACACAGGCTCAGAGGACTTGAGCACCATCCAAAGCAAAGGCTGGTGTGGCTGGAAAGGTCCAGATTTTTGGAAGACTGATGCTTACTACAACTTGTGTCTTCCCCAACGTCCTATTTGCATTTAA